The Enterococcus rotai genome includes a window with the following:
- a CDS encoding ATP-binding cassette domain-containing protein, with the protein MAEIIQIKDLKVHYPIRSGFFNRVTDHVLAVDGVDFIIEKGKTYGLVGESGSGKSTTGKAIIGLEKVTSGSILYQDQDVTKAHNRKAMKYNKDVQMIFQDSMSSLNPKKRVLDIIAEPIRNFERLSDQEEKKKVKGLLDIVGMPEDALYKYPHEFSGGQRQRLGVARAVATSPKLIIADEPVSALDLSVQAQVLNFMKNIQEEYGLSYLFISHDLGVVKHMCDNIAIMYKGRFVEIGTRQDIYTDPKHIYTKRLLSAIPKIDVAHREEHKAQRRQVEKEYIENQKDYYDQNGRVYDLRTISDTHQVALKDGGAI; encoded by the coding sequence ATGGCAGAAATCATTCAGATCAAAGACTTGAAAGTTCATTATCCTATCCGTAGTGGTTTCTTTAATAGAGTAACGGATCATGTGCTGGCAGTGGATGGTGTTGATTTTATTATCGAAAAGGGTAAAACATATGGTTTAGTTGGTGAATCTGGTTCAGGGAAATCGACCACAGGTAAAGCCATCATTGGGCTAGAGAAAGTGACTAGCGGTAGTATTTTATATCAAGACCAAGATGTGACGAAAGCTCATAATCGCAAAGCGATGAAATACAATAAAGATGTTCAAATGATTTTTCAAGATTCGATGTCTAGCTTGAATCCAAAGAAACGAGTATTGGATATTATTGCTGAACCGATTCGCAACTTTGAACGATTAAGCGATCAAGAAGAGAAGAAAAAAGTCAAAGGGCTTTTAGATATTGTCGGGATGCCAGAAGATGCATTGTACAAATACCCTCATGAATTTTCAGGCGGACAGCGTCAACGTTTAGGTGTTGCTAGAGCGGTGGCAACTAGTCCTAAGCTGATCATTGCAGATGAACCAGTTTCTGCTTTGGATCTATCCGTTCAAGCACAAGTATTGAACTTTATGAAAAATATTCAAGAAGAATACGGCTTGAGCTATCTATTTATTTCCCATGACTTAGGCGTAGTAAAACATATGTGTGACAATATTGCGATCATGTATAAAGGTCGCTTTGTTGAAATTGGCACGCGCCAAGATATCTATACAGATCCAAAACATATTTATACCAAACGCTTATTATCAGCGATTCCTAAAATTGACGTTGCGCATCGTGAAGAGCATAAAGCACAGCGTCGCCAAGTAGAAAAAGAATATATTGAGAATCAAAAAGACTATTACGATCAAAATGGTCGTGTGTATGACTTGCGTACAATCAGCGATACACATCAAGTAGCGTTAAAAGATGGAGGTGCAATCTAA
- a CDS encoding ABC transporter ATP-binding protein, producing the protein MSDGNQLLDVQHLHTGFRIKDEFYDAVDDVSFELGKNEILAIVGESGCGKSTLATTIIGLHDANNTRVTGEILYKDLNLTTFNEQLYNKIRGNDIGMIFQDPLSALNPLMRIEDQIKESLTYHTDMNAEQKQARVIELLTQVGIPNPERVGKQYPHELSGGMRQRVIIAIAIACKPAIIIADEPTTALDVTIQAQILDLLKDLQEETGSGIILITHDLGVVAEMADKVAVMYAGQFVEVATAEELFNNPKHPYTRSLLQSIPQEDSDDSQLHVIEGVVPSLSKLPREGCRFAPRIPWISEDAHEAEPTLHEVSEGHFVRCTCYQHFHFRDDQEEV; encoded by the coding sequence GTGAGTGACGGTAATCAATTGTTAGACGTTCAGCATCTGCATACAGGTTTTCGTATCAAAGACGAGTTCTATGATGCAGTTGATGATGTGTCATTTGAATTAGGAAAAAATGAAATCTTAGCGATCGTTGGGGAATCAGGTTGTGGGAAGAGTACATTAGCTACAACGATCATTGGTCTCCATGATGCCAATAATACCCGTGTAACTGGGGAAATTCTTTATAAGGATTTAAATTTAACAACGTTTAACGAGCAATTATATAATAAAATTCGTGGTAATGATATCGGCATGATCTTTCAAGATCCATTGTCAGCCTTGAATCCTTTGATGCGTATTGAAGATCAGATCAAAGAAAGCTTGACCTATCATACAGATATGAATGCGGAGCAAAAACAAGCGCGCGTGATCGAACTATTGACCCAAGTGGGGATTCCTAATCCTGAGCGAGTAGGGAAGCAATATCCTCATGAGTTATCTGGAGGAATGCGACAACGTGTGATCATTGCAATCGCTATTGCGTGTAAACCAGCGATTATTATTGCGGATGAACCGACAACCGCATTGGATGTAACGATTCAAGCACAAATTTTGGACTTACTTAAAGACTTACAAGAAGAAACTGGTTCAGGGATCATTTTGATTACCCATGATTTAGGTGTGGTAGCTGAAATGGCTGATAAGGTAGCAGTGATGTATGCTGGGCAATTTGTAGAAGTTGCGACAGCTGAAGAATTATTCAATAATCCCAAACATCCATACACGCGCTCGCTGTTACAGTCTATTCCGCAAGAAGATTCAGATGACAGTCAGTTACATGTGATCGAAGGGGTCGTTCCTTCATTGAGTAAATTACCAAGAGAAGGTTGTCGCTTTGCGCCGAGAATTCCTTGGATATCAGAAGATGCCCATGAAGCAGAGCCAACTTTACATGAAGTATCAGAGGGACATTTTGTCCGCTGTACATGTTATCAGCATTTCCATTTTAGAGACGATCAGGAGGAAGTATAA
- the acpP gene encoding acyl carrier protein codes for MTREEVLEKVAKIISNHFDIEAEKVTDQLNIKDDLNADSISVMEFVLELEDEFGTEISDEDAEQIETVGAAVDYIMNNL; via the coding sequence TTGACTCGTGAAGAAGTACTTGAAAAAGTAGCGAAGATTATCTCAAACCACTTTGATATTGAAGCTGAGAAAGTGACAGATCAATTAAACATTAAAGATGACTTGAATGCAGATTCGATTAGTGTAATGGAATTTGTTTTAGAGCTTGAAGATGAGTTTGGTACAGAAATTTCTGATGAAGACGCAGAACAAATTGAAACAGTAGGTGCCGCTGTAGATTATATTATGAACAACTTATAA
- the plsX gene encoding phosphate acyltransferase PlsX, translated as MKIAVDAMGGDHAPQAIVEGVMLAKQDFPDIEFLLYGKEPEIKKYVTDETNITIIHTDEKIDSDDEPVKAIRRKKTASMVLAAQAVKNGEADAIFSAGNTGALLAAGLFIVGRIKNVERPGLMSTLPVIGQPDGGFDMLDLGANADNKPEHLVQYAVLGSFYAEKVRNINKPRVALLNNGSEETKGSELTKKAFELLSEEESIHFIGNVEARDLLSGAADVVVTDGFTGNAVLKSIEGTALNMMGLLKSSILAEGFKGKMGALLLKNALRGMKDEMDYSKHGGAVLFGLKAPVVKTHGSTGPEAVRYTIRQIHTMLKTEVVPQLVSYYETKE; from the coding sequence ATGAAGATTGCAGTAGATGCAATGGGTGGCGATCATGCGCCGCAGGCTATTGTTGAAGGCGTGATGTTGGCCAAACAGGATTTTCCAGATATTGAGTTTTTACTTTATGGAAAAGAGCCTGAAATTAAAAAATATGTAACAGATGAAACAAACATTACGATTATCCATACGGATGAGAAAATCGATAGCGATGATGAGCCAGTTAAAGCGATTCGTCGTAAGAAGACAGCTTCAATGGTATTAGCTGCGCAAGCAGTAAAAAATGGGGAAGCGGATGCGATTTTTTCTGCAGGTAACACGGGTGCGTTACTAGCTGCTGGGTTATTTATCGTTGGACGAATCAAAAACGTAGAGCGTCCAGGATTGATGTCAACATTGCCAGTGATCGGTCAACCAGATGGTGGATTTGATATGTTAGATTTAGGAGCAAATGCCGATAACAAACCTGAACACTTGGTTCAATATGCTGTATTGGGTTCTTTTTATGCCGAAAAAGTTAGAAACATCAACAAACCTCGTGTAGCACTTTTAAATAACGGCTCTGAGGAAACAAAAGGCAGTGAGCTAACGAAGAAAGCCTTTGAACTACTTTCAGAAGAAGAAAGCATCCATTTTATTGGTAATGTAGAAGCACGAGATTTATTAAGCGGAGCAGCCGATGTGGTTGTGACAGATGGTTTTACAGGGAATGCGGTATTGAAATCGATTGAAGGTACTGCTTTAAATATGATGGGTCTTTTAAAATCATCGATCCTTGCAGAAGGGTTTAAAGGAAAAATGGGTGCCTTGCTTTTAAAAAATGCATTGCGCGGTATGAAAGATGAAATGGATTACTCGAAACATGGCGGAGCAGTTCTTTTTGGCTTGAAAGCACCGGTCGTTAAAACCCATGGATCGACAGGTCCAGAGGCTGTTCGATATACGATCCGCCAAATTCATACAATGTTGAAAACAGAAGTTGTACCCCAACTAGTCAGCTATTATGAAACGAAAGAATAA
- the recG gene encoding ATP-dependent DNA helicase RecG, protein MDLSDDIGVLPGVGPKRAENLKELGIQTIEDLLSYYPFRYDDIQEKELNEIQDQEKVTLKGLVVSEPVVSRYGYKKSRMMFRMMQDHAVINVSFFNQPYLKDKIVMSEEIAVYGKWDAKRKSLNGMKILAAKNDGEDFAPIYHVNKKVRQSSLIQLIRVGFEKYGDLIQEILPKELLEKYRLMPRKEAMFAMHFPSDPEESHQAKRRVVFEEFFLFQLKMQGLKRQEKAEQNGLAIQYDVDRLKSFTQKLPFELTSAQKKVTNEICRDLMSLNHMQRLLQGDVGSGKTVVAAIALYATMTAGFQGALMVPTEILAQQHMESLQQLYDPLEVRTALLTGSTKTKERREILEQLATGEIDIIIGTHALIQEDVLFHRLGLVITDEQHRFGVNQRRILREKGMKPDVLFMTATPIPRTLAITAFGEMDVSIIDEMPAGRIPIETRWIRPPQLDTVLEWMEKELARGHQAYVICPLIEESEALDVKNATEIFEHMSAFFNPTYQVGLLHGKMKNQEKEAIMQEFKENNLQLLVSTTVIEVGVNVPNATVMLIMDADRFGLAQLHQLRGRVGRGSDASYCILVANPKNEMGVERMKIMTETNNGFVLSEKDLELRGPGEVFGARQSGVPQFAVGDIVTDFNILEVARQEASVIWKKEQWWILPEYRGVAEKIKPDDGEQQFFD, encoded by the coding sequence ATGGACTTGTCAGATGACATTGGTGTGTTACCAGGAGTTGGTCCAAAACGTGCAGAGAACTTAAAAGAACTAGGTATCCAAACAATAGAAGACTTATTGTCGTATTATCCGTTTCGCTATGATGACATCCAAGAAAAAGAATTAAATGAAATTCAAGACCAAGAGAAAGTCACTCTAAAAGGATTGGTAGTATCAGAACCGGTTGTGAGTCGCTATGGCTACAAAAAAAGTCGAATGATGTTTCGGATGATGCAAGACCATGCTGTGATTAACGTTTCCTTCTTTAACCAGCCTTATTTAAAAGATAAAATCGTGATGTCCGAAGAAATTGCAGTATATGGTAAATGGGATGCTAAACGAAAATCATTGAACGGCATGAAAATCTTAGCCGCTAAAAATGATGGAGAAGACTTTGCGCCAATTTATCATGTAAATAAAAAAGTCCGGCAAAGTAGTTTGATTCAGTTGATTCGTGTGGGATTTGAAAAATATGGCGACCTTATTCAAGAAATTCTACCAAAAGAGTTATTGGAGAAATATCGTTTAATGCCAAGAAAAGAAGCGATGTTTGCTATGCATTTTCCAAGTGATCCCGAAGAAAGTCATCAAGCAAAACGACGAGTAGTTTTTGAAGAGTTCTTCCTGTTCCAATTAAAAATGCAAGGGTTGAAAAGACAGGAAAAAGCGGAACAAAATGGTCTCGCCATCCAATATGATGTGGATCGTCTAAAATCATTTACTCAGAAATTGCCGTTTGAATTGACCTCAGCCCAAAAAAAAGTAACGAATGAAATTTGTCGGGATTTAATGAGTCTAAATCATATGCAGCGTTTACTACAAGGGGATGTCGGAAGTGGTAAAACAGTTGTAGCAGCTATAGCGTTGTATGCCACGATGACAGCTGGGTTTCAAGGGGCTTTAATGGTGCCAACAGAAATTTTAGCGCAACAACATATGGAAAGCTTACAACAACTCTATGATCCCTTAGAAGTCCGGACAGCGCTTTTGACAGGCTCGACAAAAACTAAAGAGCGTCGAGAGATCCTTGAACAATTAGCAACAGGTGAGATCGATATTATCATTGGTACTCACGCATTGATCCAAGAAGACGTTTTATTTCATCGCTTAGGCTTAGTGATCACCGATGAACAACATCGATTCGGGGTGAATCAACGTCGGATCCTAAGAGAAAAAGGCATGAAACCAGATGTGTTATTTATGACAGCAACACCGATTCCGAGAACGTTAGCTATCACAGCTTTTGGTGAGATGGATGTCTCGATCATTGATGAAATGCCTGCTGGTCGGATTCCGATAGAAACTCGTTGGATTCGTCCGCCACAATTAGATACGGTTTTAGAATGGATGGAAAAAGAATTGGCTCGTGGGCATCAAGCATATGTAATCTGTCCGCTGATTGAAGAGTCTGAAGCACTAGATGTTAAAAATGCCACAGAAATTTTTGAACATATGTCTGCTTTTTTCAATCCTACTTATCAAGTTGGTTTACTTCATGGTAAAATGAAAAACCAAGAAAAAGAAGCAATCATGCAGGAGTTTAAAGAAAATAATCTTCAGCTCTTAGTTTCGACAACTGTAATTGAAGTTGGGGTTAATGTTCCTAATGCCACGGTGATGCTAATCATGGATGCTGATCGTTTTGGGTTAGCCCAATTACATCAACTTCGTGGACGTGTTGGCCGGGGATCAGATGCGTCATATTGTATTTTAGTTGCTAACCCTAAAAATGAAATGGGCGTAGAGCGGATGAAAATCATGACAGAAACGAATAACGGCTTTGTGTTAAGTGAAAAAGATTTGGAATTAAGAGGGCCAGGAGAAGTATTCGGCGCTAGACAATCTGGTGTTCCACAATTTGCTGTGGGAGATATTGTGACGGACTTCAATATTCTTGAAGTTGCTCGTCAAGAAGCTAGTGTTATTTGGAAAAAGGAGCAGTGGTGGATTTTGCCAGAGTATCGAGGGGTTGCTGAGAAGATCAAGCCAGATGATGGCGAGCAGCAGTTTTTTGATTGA
- a CDS encoding DAK2 domain-containing protein, translating into MNVTEISASQFQEMVQAGASRLHVNAEYVNSLNVFPVPDGDTGTNMNLSMTSGAKAVADSRSEKVGELTTILSKGLLMGARGNSGVILSQLFRGFSKQIPDVVTLNAKDLAAAFTHGVETAYKAVMKPVEGTILTVSREAARSGERKAKETDDCIEVMEAVVKGAKRALAKTPDLLPVLKEVGVVDSGGQGLLFIYEGFLEALSGEFLATEVYEPSPGEMDEMVNAEHHRGVSGHVATEDIKFGYCTEIMVQIGEGPTVDSDFDYETFRNYLNELGDSLLVVNDDEIIKVHVHTEHPGEVMNYGQKFGSLVKIKVDNMRLQHETLVEHDAKAAVAQKPRVPFAVIAIAAGEGVQALFRSLGASYIISGGQTMNPSTEDILKAVKEVNADQVIILPNNKNIFMAADQAAEVADIPVAVVPTKTISQGMTAMLAFNDQQTLEENKTTMTEMIESVVSGQVTTAVRDTTIDNVEIKKDDYLGMIDGKIVVSEPDMFKASLDTLKRMIDEETEIVTIIVGEEGTMKEAEKFVEALTAEYEDLETELHEGGQPVYPYLFSAE; encoded by the coding sequence GTGAATGTAACAGAAATCAGTGCAAGTCAGTTCCAAGAGATGGTTCAGGCAGGTGCGAGTCGTTTGCATGTAAATGCAGAGTATGTCAACTCATTGAACGTTTTCCCTGTACCCGATGGTGATACAGGAACAAATATGAACTTATCTATGACGAGCGGAGCGAAAGCTGTGGCCGATTCTCGTTCTGAGAAAGTCGGAGAATTAACAACGATTCTTTCAAAAGGATTATTGATGGGCGCTAGAGGAAATTCTGGTGTTATCTTATCACAATTATTCCGTGGTTTTTCTAAACAAATTCCAGATGTTGTGACGTTAAACGCAAAAGATTTAGCCGCAGCATTTACTCATGGTGTTGAGACTGCCTATAAAGCAGTAATGAAACCAGTAGAAGGAACAATTTTGACTGTTTCCCGTGAAGCTGCTCGTTCGGGTGAACGTAAAGCGAAAGAAACCGATGACTGTATTGAAGTGATGGAAGCCGTTGTGAAAGGTGCTAAACGTGCTTTAGCCAAAACGCCTGATCTTTTACCTGTCTTAAAAGAAGTCGGCGTGGTCGATAGTGGCGGTCAAGGCTTGTTATTTATCTATGAAGGCTTCTTAGAAGCTTTGTCGGGTGAATTTTTAGCAACAGAAGTTTATGAGCCAAGTCCTGGCGAAATGGATGAAATGGTCAATGCTGAACATCATCGTGGTGTGAGTGGACATGTTGCAACTGAAGATATCAAATTCGGTTATTGTACAGAAATTATGGTTCAAATCGGTGAAGGTCCAACTGTAGACAGCGACTTCGATTATGAAACATTCAGAAACTATTTAAATGAATTAGGGGATTCTCTACTGGTTGTAAATGACGATGAAATCATTAAAGTTCACGTCCATACAGAACATCCAGGTGAAGTGATGAACTACGGACAAAAATTCGGTTCATTAGTGAAAATCAAAGTTGATAACATGCGTTTACAGCATGAAACATTAGTTGAACACGATGCCAAAGCAGCGGTTGCTCAAAAACCACGTGTGCCATTTGCAGTGATTGCAATTGCAGCGGGTGAAGGTGTGCAAGCATTATTCCGTAGTCTTGGCGCAAGCTACATCATCAGCGGTGGGCAAACAATGAATCCTAGTACTGAAGATATTTTGAAAGCTGTTAAAGAAGTCAATGCTGATCAAGTTATTATCTTACCTAACAATAAAAATATCTTCATGGCAGCTGATCAAGCAGCAGAAGTAGCAGACATTCCAGTAGCGGTTGTACCAACAAAAACAATCTCTCAAGGAATGACAGCAATGCTTGCTTTCAATGATCAACAAACTCTAGAAGAAAATAAAACAACGATGACAGAAATGATCGAAAGTGTAGTCAGCGGGCAGGTAACAACAGCTGTACGTGATACAACGATCGATAATGTTGAAATCAAAAAAGACGACTATCTAGGAATGATCGACGGTAAAATCGTCGTTTCTGAACCAGATATGTTTAAAGCATCATTGGATACTCTAAAACGCATGATTGATGAAGAGACAGAAATCGTCACGATCATTGTGGGTGAAGAAGGTACAATGAAAGAAGCTGAAAAATTTGTAGAAGCATTGACTGCTGAATATGAAGATCTAGAAACAGAACTTCATGAAGGTGGGCAACCAGTTTACCCATACCTATTTTCAGCTGAATAA
- a CDS encoding Asp23/Gls24 family envelope stress response protein has protein sequence MAVKIKTPAGTIEITNEVIATVVGGAATDIYGIVGMASKNQIKDNLNGILRKENYSKGVVVRQEENGVAVDVYTIVSYGTKISEVSRNVQEKVKYNLETLLGVTANSVNVFVQGVRVLPD, from the coding sequence ATGGCTGTAAAAATCAAAACACCAGCAGGCACCATTGAGATTACCAATGAGGTTATTGCCACGGTCGTTGGCGGTGCTGCGACAGATATCTACGGAATCGTCGGTATGGCTAGTAAAAACCAAATCAAAGATAATTTAAATGGCATTTTGCGTAAAGAAAATTATTCTAAAGGTGTTGTCGTACGTCAAGAAGAAAATGGCGTTGCGGTCGACGTATATACTATTGTAAGTTATGGAACAAAAATTTCTGAAGTTTCTCGTAATGTACAAGAAAAAGTAAAATATAACCTTGAAACACTACTTGGCGTAACTGCTAATTCGGTCAACGTATTTGTGCAAGGTGTTCGTGTGTTGCCTGACTAG
- the rpmB gene encoding 50S ribosomal protein L28, whose translation MAKVCYFTGRKTSSGNNRSHAMNATKRTVKPNLQKVRVLIDGKPKKVWVSTRALKSGKIERV comes from the coding sequence ATGGCAAAAGTATGTTATTTTACTGGTCGTAAGACAAGCAGCGGCAACAACCGCTCACATGCAATGAACGCTACTAAACGTACTGTTAAACCTAACTTGCAAAAAGTTCGTGTATTAATAGACGGTAAACCTAAAAAAGTTTGGGTGTCAACTCGTGCTTTGAAATCTGGTAAAATCGAGCGTGTTTAA
- a CDS encoding ABC transporter permease, with protein sequence MSNMLTIALETYKQKVESKVFIIMLLVIFFGTFFGMNYEAVFKKSTNKENVIVVSKDQQIIPMLQNVGSESDVNFIKSGNTLGEAKKEMKHVDSKTILTIDKNNVGLYQGKIYYQGVAVYGISEQLQKLVTFLNQEIKVEKLNLDEKQKQFLKERDVLPLESLDRDSSSFNQTVYLVYIVGLILYIAVMLYSTMVAQDIAVEKSSRVMEILLTTITPVQHLVGKIVGIGLLGLTQGAVLGISAYASYKVFRDSSGIFKFLSEGKNNQAVILAIICFILGYLIYSVSAAILGSLVSSVQEVQQLMYILIIPLFIALFMVVIMMTGDENNQVIVISSYLPFLSPIIMYARYILGDVTMVAFVIAMLINVGFTVILALLGKSVYQGGVFMYNGDKSINTLKKAFKSGKHYS encoded by the coding sequence ATGAGTAATATGTTAACGATTGCTCTTGAAACCTACAAACAAAAAGTAGAGTCAAAGGTATTTATTATTATGCTATTGGTGATATTTTTTGGAACTTTTTTTGGGATGAATTATGAAGCGGTTTTCAAAAAGTCTACAAATAAAGAGAATGTTATCGTTGTATCAAAAGACCAGCAAATTATTCCCATGCTACAAAACGTTGGAAGTGAATCTGATGTTAATTTTATCAAAAGTGGCAATACGTTAGGAGAAGCAAAAAAAGAGATGAAACATGTTGATAGTAAAACAATCTTAACTATTGACAAAAATAATGTTGGACTATACCAAGGTAAAATTTATTATCAAGGGGTTGCCGTGTATGGTATCTCTGAACAGTTACAGAAATTAGTTACATTTTTAAATCAAGAAATTAAAGTAGAAAAATTGAATTTAGATGAGAAGCAAAAGCAATTTTTAAAAGAAAGGGATGTTTTACCGTTAGAATCATTAGATAGAGATTCCAGTAGTTTTAATCAGACAGTCTACTTAGTTTATATTGTTGGATTAATCCTTTATATAGCAGTTATGCTATATTCTACAATGGTTGCTCAAGACATTGCTGTAGAGAAAAGTTCAAGAGTGATGGAAATTTTATTGACAACGATTACTCCTGTTCAGCATTTAGTAGGAAAGATTGTGGGGATTGGTTTACTAGGATTAACGCAAGGTGCAGTACTTGGAATTTCCGCCTATGCTTCCTATAAAGTTTTCAGAGATAGTAGTGGAATATTCAAGTTTTTAAGTGAGGGTAAAAATAACCAAGCAGTCATTTTAGCTATTATTTGCTTCATATTAGGGTACTTAATTTATTCCGTATCAGCGGCGATTCTAGGTTCATTGGTGTCTTCAGTACAGGAAGTTCAGCAACTGATGTATATTTTAATTATCCCTCTATTTATTGCCCTATTTATGGTAGTTATTATGATGACTGGAGATGAGAACAATCAAGTGATCGTAATTTCATCTTATTTACCATTTCTATCCCCGATTATTATGTATGCAAGATACATATTAGGAGATGTAACAATGGTTGCATTTGTTATTGCCATGCTAATTAATGTTGGATTTACAGTGATTCTAGCGTTATTAGGTAAGAGTGTGTACCAGGGTGGTGTATTTATGTACAATGGAGATAAGTCTATAAATACTTTAAAAAAGGCATTTAAATCAGGAAAACACTATTCTTGA
- a CDS encoding ABC transporter ATP-binding protein, protein MSLAIRHLKKSMNEYQILKGIDLTIPEGAIYGMLGTNGAGKTTIFRHIIGIYTPDEGTIMWKGSLINQFDPTIVGYLPEERGLYPKRTVKQQLFFFGKLHKMSKKEVTKSIEFWLDFFEIRENLNRKISELSKGNQQKIQFIASVIHNPELIILDEPFSGLDPINTSQLKKAILFLKGSGSTIIFSSHQMTNVEELCENICMIKKGEVILSGNLGDIKDGIKKRKVTIQADFERENLKRKFGIESYQEKDNIITFYTKDKYIAKKIQKFIFQSENIQQFKIEAVSLNEIFLEKMGEKT, encoded by the coding sequence ATGAGTTTAGCAATTAGACATTTAAAGAAATCAATGAATGAATATCAAATATTAAAAGGGATTGATTTAACCATTCCAGAAGGTGCGATTTATGGGATGTTAGGTACTAATGGCGCAGGGAAAACGACAATATTCCGACATATTATAGGCATATATACACCTGATGAAGGAACTATTATGTGGAAAGGGAGTTTAATTAATCAGTTTGATCCTACCATAGTGGGATATCTTCCGGAAGAGAGAGGGCTTTATCCAAAAAGAACAGTCAAGCAACAATTATTTTTTTTCGGAAAATTACATAAAATGAGCAAAAAAGAAGTGACAAAGAGTATTGAATTTTGGTTGGATTTTTTTGAAATTAGAGAAAACTTGAATCGAAAAATCAGTGAACTGTCAAAAGGTAATCAACAAAAAATTCAGTTTATTGCTTCAGTAATTCATAATCCAGAATTGATTATACTAGATGAACCATTTTCTGGTCTAGACCCTATAAATACTAGTCAATTGAAAAAAGCTATTCTTTTTTTAAAAGGAAGCGGATCAACAATTATCTTCAGCTCTCACCAAATGACAAATGTAGAAGAACTTTGCGAAAATATTTGCATGATAAAAAAAGGAGAAGTTATTCTTAGTGGCAATTTGGGGGATATCAAGGATGGTATAAAGAAAAGGAAAGTTACGATTCAGGCAGATTTTGAAAGAGAGAACTTAAAGAGAAAGTTTGGTATTGAGTCTTATCAGGAAAAAGATAATATTATTACTTTTTACACGAAAGATAAATATATTGCAAAAAAAATTCAGAAATTTATTTTCCAATCTGAAAATATTCAACAATTTAAAATTGAAGCAGTCTCTCTCAATGAGATATTTTTAGAAAAGATGGGTGAAAAAACATGA
- a CDS encoding DUF6483 family protein: protein MNNYNDFISYQLKGLAQGVNKLLGQNESENTELVKEDVYTTSLSSSKKEIESYILISDFAKAEAILYNLFESEDREEVYSLGEWFFDRLMHLSDTNLAKGGLSVLDVAMKKYNFFDQNHK from the coding sequence ATGAATAATTACAATGACTTTATTTCGTACCAATTGAAAGGGCTTGCTCAAGGAGTTAATAAATTATTAGGACAAAATGAAAGTGAAAATACTGAATTAGTAAAAGAAGATGTGTATACCACTTCTTTATCTAGTTCAAAAAAGGAAATAGAAAGCTATATACTGATATCTGACTTTGCTAAAGCGGAAGCTATACTTTACAATTTATTTGAAAGCGAGGATAGAGAAGAGGTATATTCGCTGGGGGAATGGTTTTTTGATAGACTTATGCATTTATCGGATACAAACTTAGCTAAAGGTGGACTTTCGGTATTAGATGTTGCTATGAAAAAGTATAATTTTTTTGATCAAAATCATAAGTAA